The window AAAGAAGAAGGTGAGCGCGACGTCTATCTACTTTGAGTCCTTTCCATACCATGTCAAGGAGGACGGCCTGATCGACTACGACGCTCTCGAGTCCGTCGCGCTGGTGTTCCGACCTAAGATGATCATCACCGGTGCCTCAGCCTACGCGCGTGACTTCGACTACGAGCGGTTCCGTCACATCTGCGACGAGGTGGGCAGTCTTCTGTTCATGGACATGGCCCACACGGCCGGTTTAATTGCCGGTGGCGTGCTCAAGTCGCCGTTCGGGTATGCAGACgtggtgacgacgacgactcaCAAGTCCCTGCGCGGGCCGCGTGCTGGCATGATCTTCTATCGCAAAAAAGATCGCCAGGGCAAGCCTACAGACCACGAGAGCCGCATCAATCAGGCAGTCTTCCCTGGCTGCCAGGGCGGTCCGCACGAGCACCAAATCGCCGCTATCGCCACACAGATGCGGGAGGTGTGCAGCCCGGAGTGGAAAGCATACGCCATGCAAGTGCAGAGCAACGCCCGCGCATTGGCAGCCGCGCTAAGCTCCAAGGGCCACGTGTTCGTTTCCGGTGGCACGGACAAccacctgctgctgtggaACGTGCGGGTGCACGGCCTGACCGGTAGCAAGGTGGAGAAGCTACTCGACGCCGTCTCCATCTCCGTCAACAAGAACACTATCCCTGGCGACAAGAGTGCCATGACGCCGGGCGGCATTCGCGTTGGCACTCTGGCGCTGACCTCTCGCGGCATGGTGGAAGCAGACatgagcaccgccgccgagtTCCTCGACCGCGCCATTGTGCTGGCCAAGCAAATCCAGGCAGCGATGAACGCGATGAAGCTGAGCGACTTtgtcgcggcgctgcagacgcaCGCGGGCGTGGCCGCCCTCCGCAAGGATGTGGAGGCGTTCGCGACGACCTTTGCGATGCCCTCCTTTGATGTGGAGCGTATCAAGTACAAGGACAGTCTGCCCGAAGAGCGTTGACGGAGCCCTGCAAGAAACTTTAAGAGGGACTGTGATCTGTATGCGTGGCTGTATACGTGTTTAGACTTGTGTTGCATATGCGCTGTCTGCCAAGGAAGCGGGAGGAGCGGGCATaagagagggggtggaaCATGATAGGAAGagctgcggtggctgcaTCGGAAGTGATGAGTGCGGCTGCAGAACCGCCGGTTTCTGTCGCTCTGCTTTGAAAAGATGTATCGTCGCCTCGAAAGTTCCGTCGGTAGCGAGCCACGTGGCGGGGACGTGCCTTTGGCATCCTCTTGTAGCGCGCGTGTCGACTTCGCAATCCCTCCATAGCCCCGGATACCCCTGCGACGTAGCACGGCCACTTCAACCGGCGTTCCTGCACCACACGCCGGGTGTTCAACAACACGTCTGTGCAGGCCCTTATCGCCCGCacgttttgttttcttgctTTGATTCGTTTTTATTTTTAGCTCTTGAGTTCAGGAGTCAAGCGGCTGGTGAGTCGTTTCAGGCGTacatgcgcacacccacgcatgCAGCATATACCCATGTCTACTGGGTGACGGGCAGCGGCTGAGACAGACTTCTCTTTGGGCAGGGTGATGCagtgcgaggaggaggagaagcgaagagggcgaagaTACACGGCGAAGCAAACGAAGTCAGGAACGAGGCGCGCAGGTTAAGAATCTCTTGTGGTAACACAGTTGCACCATAACCTGGCTCTTGATGTGAGTTGTGCAAGCATATcttctcgcctctctccccctcgaGCCTCCCGCTCTACACCAAACTCCCTCTTGCTCCACTGGTGCGCGTCTCTGCAACCGCATCCATGCCCCTTCTTCTCTGTTGTGCATCCACGCACATATACGtgcacacctctctctctatatattGTCACCCTCTGTTTTGTCTTTGTCcttttctgtgtgtctcCGTCTATCGGCCTGTCGGTCGGTCGGCCggtcggtgtgtgtgcgtgtgccctgcgccgccaccctccTTTTTCGTTGTGTGCTGTGCTTTCCTTTGATCTCCTTCTATCGTCCGTGTTCTGCGCGGGTCTCTTCGCAACTGTGCGCGGGGGTGGGTGCAGCGGTAAGGCGGAGGGTGACGGCCGGCAGGtttgagagagagaaaaggctATCCTGAATAGATGAGGTGGCGCGGAGGTCCACCGgcgcccttctctctgccctcttccttttttctcctcAGGTTACAACGGCCGTGCCGCCTGCTCCTACCGCGGTCAACGTCTGCGGATGTGGATTTGCCTTTTCACGCAAACAGGCCGAGGGGGAAGACACCCTTCCATACGCGCGCACCTGTcaggcgcgtgcgcaggccAGCGGTCCTTCTGCCTTTTACGACCACAGCAGACATGCAGGGCGCAGCTGTCTTTACCGCAAGAATATGCAGACACTGGCAAAGTAGAGCGGAGAGCAGGTGCACttcgttctcctcctcggctcGCTAGTGATAGTGCGGAAGGCGAGATGTGTTGCTATAGACCGAGAGGGTTTTGCGGGTTCGATGCCCATGCGCTCCCGATGCCGCCTTCGATTGATTGTTATTTGAACCTGCCCACTCGCGGCcatgcagcgcgcgctcagACTCTACTtggcctccctctccctccccccgcaccgtcacaggcccccatcgcgtggtgcgaagcagcgaggggggggcacgtgctccagcagcgcgccgactcggtcacctgagcacggcccctgcgtCACCTTCTACGCACCACACGCCTCGCACGTCtcctcacagccgctccccccaCCCCNNNNNNNNNNNNNNNNNNNNNNNNNNNNNNNNNNNNNNNNNNNNNNNNNNNNNNNNNNNNNNNNNNNNNNNNNNNNNNNNNNNNNNNNNNNNNNNNNNNNNNNNNNNNNNNNNNNNNNNNNNNNNNNNNNNNNNNNNNNNNNNNNNNNNNNNNNNNNNNNNNNNNNNNNNNNNNNNNNNNNNNNNNNNNNNNNNNNNNNNNNNNNNNNNNNNNNNNNNNNNNNNNNNNNNNNNNNNNNNNNNNNNNNNNNNNNNNNNNCAGAagcggcggctcggcattggcaggggcAAAAAGGGCCGCGGGGGCTGCCTGGCCTGCTCTCGCACAGCGTGGGGAGTGGGCCCTGGATGCCACGCACCGAGgtgcgccccttccccctcacACTGCATCGTCATCGGGTTGCCGACGACGATGCAGGAAGGGCTGAAGAGCGCGATAATGGCGGCGTGCCGTTCTTGCATGCTGGTTCTCTGCCATGTCGAACGTAGTCAGTGCAGCGTTAGCGCGTGCCTCCCTTACATCTCTTGCTCCTCTCGCTTCTCCTCTACCCAACAAATGTGGGGGCGTGTGCTCGGCTGATCTGTTATGCCCTTGCTAGCTGCCATGCTGCAGTGTGCTTCACCGTTGATGGTTCTGATAATCGCTCAGCTCTGCGTCCCTTTTCTTGCTGTACGTTGACCACCGCTCTCCGCGCGGAGAAGTCGCAGCCGACTTCATAGCGCCGCACTCATTCGGACGTTTTGTATTCCTTCTCTGTGTTGCTCTCCATTTTGTTCCTGAGGGTGTGGCACCAGGTGTTATGATGGCCcgtagcggcagcagcagtattagccgctgtcgctggtgcTACAGCCGGGCGGCACACAGGGCACTTCTGTGCAGCCTTCTCGTTGTGCTATTGATTGGGGGCCCGTCCGCGGTCTTCGGAGTCGAGGCCGACGATGATACGATCCGTCTCTTGCTAGCCGCAGGGGATAAGGCACTGGGCCAGGGGCGCGCACACTATGGAGAGGCGCTCTCAAAGTATACCGCCGTCCTCACTCGATGGCCGAAGAATGAACGCGCGCTGTACAGTCGCGCAGAGCTATACTCGATGATGAGggagcgcgcggcagcgctggacGACCTGAATGCGCTTCTGACGATCAACAAGGATCATCCGCAGGGGCTGGCGCTGCGTATGTCGCTGAACACGCAGTTGGGAAATCTCGTGGACGCGCATCGTGATGGCAAGCACCTGGTTCGCGTCTATAAAGCGCTCAACAAGCCCGATAAGTCACAACAGACATCAGAAAAGGTGCGCCATCTCGAGCACTACACGGCACGCTGGACAGCTTTGTCGGACTTGTGGTCGCAGCCGGTGGGGGCGTacaccgacgccgccaacGACGCCGTACTCATGCGCAAGTACAGGGAATGCGTCGACGTGCTCGCGAGAATCATTCGCGAGTTTTCGGTGGACAGCGTAGAACTTCGTCTGCGCCGTGCTGCCTGTGCTCTGGCAGCTGACGATAAcatcgccgccacgcagGAGCTCAAGTACGtcacgcagcgcagcccacAGAACCTCGACGCTATCGCCCTCAACGCGCAAGCGCTGCGCAGACTCGGCGCGCTGGACCAGTCCATGTCGGaactgcgccgctgccttaACCTCGACCCCGAGTACGCTCCATGTGCAAATCTGCACAAGCTGatccgtcagcagcagcgcatgatAAAGAGCATAGAGAAGAGGTTACAGGACAAGAAATTTGAGGCGGTAGTGCGGTTGATTGCCGAGGCCCGCGCCGCGGAGCCGCACGCGCCGTACGaagagcagctggcggcgtgGCACTGTGAGGCGCTGGTGAGTTTGCGCAACACAGACGAGGGCATTCGTGTGTGCCAGATGCTCGTGGACCGCTACGACGGCGCAAACAGCCCTACCGTCTTTGATGCACACATCCGCCTGGCAGAGCTGCACCTGCTCGACGACAACAtagccgcagcagaggcagcgctgcagaaggcgcgcgAGATGCGACAGCACGACGGaaaggtggaggagatgcgaATGAAGATCGAAAAGCTGAAGCGCACCGGCGCCCGGAAGGACTACTACAAGATTTTGGGTCTCAAGAAGACAGCGTCAGCGCAGGACATTCGACGTGCGTACCGCAAGCTCGCCAAGTCAAGTCATCCAGATCAGCTGCGCTCGAAGGACATGACGGACAGGGAGCGCGAGAAGCAGGAGAAGATGTTCCGTGACGTGAACGAAGCTAAAGAGGTTCTGCTGGACGAGGAAAAGCGTGCCCGGTACGACAATGGCGAGGATGTGAACCAGCCAGCTGGGCAGCGGGGCGAGCCTTTTTTTGGTAGCCACTTTGCCGGCGGCTTCCCTGGCGGCTTCCCCGGAGGCTTCCCTGGAGGCTTCCCTGGAGGCTTCCCTGGAGGCTTCCCCGGTGGCTTCCCCGGCGGCTTCCAtcagcagcgcgacggcggcggccatcaGCAGTTCTTTTTTTTCAATCGTGAGAATTAGCCATTGCCGGCGTTTGCACATGTACATGCTTGGCGAGGCGCTCATGTCgcttcgccccccccccccttcgcACACACATCTTGATACGCTACTGCGTTATTTTGCTCTTCACGTGTAATCGAACTACGCGTCGTCTTGGTCTCCGTATGTGCGTGCCTACCTCATTTTCTGATTTCCATGCTACACGGTCTTACACGCAAAGGCGAACGCAAGATCACGCCGGGCGCCACTACGTCGCGTCATTCTCAGTTGTTCCTTGTCTTCACCACCAACGCTTGGTGGGCTCTCGCAGGCGTTCGAGGTGTGCTGATGAGTGCGACGCGGGATGTGTCACGATTccctctgctgcggtggGTGCGTGCCTAAGCGTGTCTGTTGTTCTCGGCTCCTTGGGCTGCCGCCGTTCTTTCTTTCTGCCTCGACGTCCGCTGCCTCGACGTCCGCTGCCTCGTCCACTGTGGCCATGTCAATACATGCGTCAGCTTGATAAAGCGGGGAGgaggtgtatgtgtgtggggggggcTCAGGTTCCGGGGCAAGGAGAATAGGGCAAGGCATGAGGGAGCCGAGCGTGTGATCACAGTCGACTAAAGTCACACATGCGAAGGCGGCCAGGCGGGAAAAGGTTAGATTTGCGTTCAGAGTGAGCGCATACGTATGCGCTGGCGTGCACTCGACTTACTCGAAGGCGCTGGCGGTAGCCTCCATgactaccaccaccaccgttaCCACCCGTATATTTTCTACCGCCGTTTGGAGGCTGTTTTCGACCTGTATGTGTACAGCGAGAACAGATGTCCACCAACAACCACAGGAGTAACCGAACTGAAGAACATGATCCGACGCGTCACTGCGGGTTGCAGGAT of the Leishmania donovani BPK282A1 complete genome, chromosome 14 genome contains:
- a CDS encoding serine hydroxymethyltranferase (SHMT-S), with the translated sequence MASLIPTLAEQDPELANMIELEMSRQFRGLEMIASENLTSKAVLECLGSALTNKYAEGEPGNRYYGGTVFVDMVENLAKKRALAAFGLDPGEWGVNVQPYSGSPANFAVYTALLEPHSRIMGLDLPSGGHLTHGFYTPKKKVSATSIYFESFPYHVKEDGLIDYDALESVALVFRPKMIITGASAYARDFDYERFRHICDEVGSLLFMDMAHTAGLIAGGVLKSPFGYADVVTTTTHKSLRGPRAGMIFYRKKDRQGKPTDHESRINQAVFPGCQGGPHEHQIAAIATQMREVCSPEWKAYAMQVQSNARALAAALSSKGHVFVSGGTDNHLLLWNVRVHGLTGSKVEKLLDAVSISVNKNTIPGDKSAMTPGGIRVGTLALTSRGMVEADMSTAAEFLDRAIVLAKQIQAAMNAMKLSDFVAALQTHAGVAALRKDVEAFATTFAMPSFDVERIKYKDSLPEER